Part of the Petrotoga olearia DSM 13574 genome, ATATGTTAGGCAAACGTCCTAAAGATATCTATGGTAACGAAACCTACGAAGATTTAAAAAACCAGATAAACCAATTTACACAAAATAATAGTATAGATGTGGAGTTTTTTCAATCCAACTCTGAAGGCCAAATCATAGATAGAATTCAAAAATTGGATTTTGAAGCTTTAATAATCAATCCCGGTGCTTATACTCATTATTCTTATGCAATAAGAGATGCCTTAGAAATTGTAAATGCACCAAAAGTGGAGGTC contains:
- the aroQ gene encoding type II 3-dehydroquinate dehydratase → MILIINGPNLNMLGKRPKDIYGNETYEDLKNQINQFTQNNSIDVEFFQSNSEGQIIDRIQKLDFEALIINPGAYTHYSYAIRDALEIVNAPKVEVHLTNIMARESFRQNSVTSSSCDGVISGLGFYGYILALEYLKEKLKNN